The segment AACTGCGAAGTGTGCGGCGCGACCTACAGCCCGACCGAACTGATTGAGCCGAAATCGGTGGTCTCTGGCGCGACGCCGGAGATGCGTGATTCCGAGCACTTCTTCTTTGATCTGCCGTCGTTCAGCGCGATGCTGCAGGCCTGGACCCGTTCGGGTGCGCTGCAGGATCAGGTGGCGAACAAGATGCAGGAGTGGTTCGAATCCGGCCTGCAGCAGTGGGATATCTCCCGCGATGCGCCTTACTTCGGCTTCGAAATTCCGGACGCGCCAGGCAAATATTTCTACGTCTGGCTGGATGCGCCTATCGGTTACATGGGCTCGTTCAAGAACCTGTGCGACAAACGTGGCGACATCGACTTCGACGAGTTCTGGCGCAAAGACTCCACTACCGAGCTCTATCACTTTATCGGTAAAGACATCGTCTATTTCCACAGCCTGTTCTGGCCAGCGATGCTGGAAGGCAGCAACTTCCGCAAGCCAAACAACCTGTTCGTACACGGCTATGTCACCGTCAACGGTGCCAAAATGTCGAAGTCGCGCGGCACCTTTATTAAAGCCAGCACCTGGCTGCAGCATCTGGATGCCGACAGCCTGCGTTACTACTATGCGGCGAAGCTCTCTTCCCGTATCGACGACATCGACCTTAACCTGGAAGATTTCGTGCAGCGCGTGAATGCCGACATCGTCAATAAAGTGGTTAACCTGGCGTCGCGTAACGCCGGTTTCATCACCAAACGCTTCGACGGCAAGCTGGCCTCTGAGCTGGCCGATCCGGCGCTCTATCAGACCTTTGTTGAGGCTTCTGAGAAGATTGGCGAAGCCTGGGCAAGCCGTGAGTACAGCCGCGCTATCCGCGAGATCATGACGCTGGCCGACCTGGCAAACCGTTATGTCGATGAGCAGGCTCCGTGGGTGGTGGCGAAGCAGGAAGGCCGCGATGCCGATCTGCAGGCGATCTGCTCAATGGGCATCAACCTGTTCCGCATTCTGATGACCTGGCTGAAGCCGGTGCTGCCTTCACTGAGCGCCCGTGCAGAGAGCTTCCTGAACACCGAACTGAGCTGGGATGCGATTGCACAGCCACTGCTCGATCATCAGGTTGCGCCGTTTAAAGCACTCTACAGTCGCATTGAGATGGCGAAGGTAGAGGGGCTGATTGAAGCGTCGAAAGAGGATGCTGCCGCCGCGAATGCGCCAGCCGTCACCGGTCCGCTGGCAGACGCGCCAATTGGTGACACCATCACCATTGATGACTTTGCCAAAGTGGATATGCGCGTTGCCCTGATTGAGCAGGCGGAACTGGTTGAAGGGTCAGACAAACTGCTGCGTCTGCAACTCGACCTGGGCGGTGAGAAGCGCCAGATTTTCTCCGGCATCCGCGCGGCCTACCCGGACCCGTCTGTGCTGGTCGGTAAGATGACCATCATCGTGGCGAACCTCGCGCCGCGTAAAATGCGCTTCGGTATCTCTGAAGGTATGGTGCTCTCCGCCGGACCGGGCGGCAAAGATCTGTTTGTGCTTTCCGTAGACAGCGGTGCCGTTCCGGGCATGCCGGTTAAGTAAGCCGCTGCACGCCGCCGCGTAAACCACGGTGACGTATTGTCCTGACCCTTTGCGTCTGCCCGCAGGCGCAAAGGGTCACTCTCTTCCTCTGCGCACAATCTTCGTTCTTCTGTCTGTCACCCTGCCCTGTAAATGTGATCGCTAGCACGCTAAGCGGTTAATGCGTATGATGATACGCAGTAAAAACAGGAGCCTGCCATGCGCACCCTACTCTCTGTCTGCGGCCGATATCTTCGCGCCTTTATCATTATCTATCTCTGCCTGTACGCCGGCATCGGCCTCGCCGCCCTGCTGCCGATTAAACTGCCCGGCAGTATTCTGGGCATGCTGATCCTGTTCGCACTGCTGGCCTCACAGATCCTGCCGGTAAACTGGGTTAAACCGGGCTGCCATCTGCTGATTCGCTATATGGCGCTGCTGTTTGTGCCAATCAGCGTCGGGGTGATGAGCTACACCGATATTCTGAGCGCCCAGTTCGGGCCTATCGTCATCTCCTGCGTCGTCAGCACGTTTCTGGTGCTCTCGATTGTGGGTGTCAGCGCCCAGCATCTGCACAGCCGCCGCCCGGCAGGAGACGCCGACGATGAGTGAAATATGGTGGTCGCTGCCGCTGACGCTGGCCGCCTTTTTCCTGGCGCGCAGGCTGGCAATCTGGCTGAAAATTTCGCTGCTTAACCCGCTGCTGGTGGCGATGGCGATTATTATTCCGATCCTGCTGCTGCTGCATCTGCCCTATTCGCGCTATTTCGCGGGCAGCCAGATTCTCAATCAGCTCCTGCAGCCCGCCGTGGTGGCGCTGGCGCTGCCGCTGTATGAGCAGATGCACCAGATTCGTGCCCGCTGGAAATCCATTATCGGCGTCTGCTTTATCGGCAGCCTCACCGCCATGACCTCCGGCACCGCCATTGCCTTGTGGCTCGGCGCGACGCCCGAAATTGCCGCC is part of the Pantoea sp. Ep11b genome and harbors:
- the metG gene encoding methionine--tRNA ligase — protein: MTQVAKKILVTCALPYANGSIHLGHMLEHIQADIWVRYQRMRGNQVFFICADDAHGTPIMLKAQQMGIAPEQMIAEMKSEHEADFAGFDISYDNYHSTHGDENRELAGLIYGRLKENGFIKNRTISQLYDPEKGMFLPDRFVKGTCPKCKAADQYGDNCEVCGATYSPTELIEPKSVVSGATPEMRDSEHFFFDLPSFSAMLQAWTRSGALQDQVANKMQEWFESGLQQWDISRDAPYFGFEIPDAPGKYFYVWLDAPIGYMGSFKNLCDKRGDIDFDEFWRKDSTTELYHFIGKDIVYFHSLFWPAMLEGSNFRKPNNLFVHGYVTVNGAKMSKSRGTFIKASTWLQHLDADSLRYYYAAKLSSRIDDIDLNLEDFVQRVNADIVNKVVNLASRNAGFITKRFDGKLASELADPALYQTFVEASEKIGEAWASREYSRAIREIMTLADLANRYVDEQAPWVVAKQEGRDADLQAICSMGINLFRILMTWLKPVLPSLSARAESFLNTELSWDAIAQPLLDHQVAPFKALYSRIEMAKVEGLIEASKEDAAAANAPAVTGPLADAPIGDTITIDDFAKVDMRVALIEQAELVEGSDKLLRLQLDLGGEKRQIFSGIRAAYPDPSVLVGKMTIIVANLAPRKMRFGISEGMVLSAGPGGKDLFVLSVDSGAVPGMPVK
- a CDS encoding CidA/LrgA family protein — its product is MRTLLSVCGRYLRAFIIIYLCLYAGIGLAALLPIKLPGSILGMLILFALLASQILPVNWVKPGCHLLIRYMALLFVPISVGVMSYTDILSAQFGPIVISCVVSTFLVLSIVGVSAQHLHSRRPAGDADDE
- a CDS encoding CidB/LrgB family autolysis modulator, with product MSEIWWSLPLTLAAFFLARRLAIWLKISLLNPLLVAMAIIIPILLLLHLPYSRYFAGSQILNQLLQPAVVALALPLYEQMHQIRARWKSIIGVCFIGSLTAMTSGTAIALWLGATPEIAATIVPKSVTTPIAMAVSGSLHGIPAISAICVLIAGVLGAVFGHMVLNLLGVKSKAARGLAIGNASHALGTARAAELDFQEGAFSSLALVICGIITSLLAPFIFPLLLHSLS